From the genome of Perca flavescens isolate YP-PL-M2 chromosome 1, PFLA_1.0, whole genome shotgun sequence, one region includes:
- the loxl1 gene encoding lysyl oxidase homolog 1: protein MVPIVVACLVFILLGLGQAQVATQTQEQTQNQGQGQDSSATPWRQVIQWENNGRLFSLLNSGAEYVPARAGAQDRGPSVVVANTSPRSSRRPPGGNVRRQAPSRGSSETVRGQARHPFGFGQVPDNWRQTAGSTGGSQFQGSSSTRFRPSTGSSSSSSSSSFSSSSYSIPSYPQNPFPQQPPFQPGPYDSSVVEGPVRSYEPPFQPVAGGGFGVGGYGGGGYGAGQGYTGAGFGGGLAPVLPGSPSDFTDDGYRYYQSYGYGPNPVVPARAAQPPFADGLDRRYTHSLFNGETAPAIPAVPAPDANQAAPVIVDRTGPAGQPQVRSPQYEQFPPYGRPQPPFLQPIPPGRYSPNSGLENPGMNVGSVYRPEQRGLPDLVPDPNYVQASTYIQRAHMYSLRCAAEEKCLSSSAYGPEITDYDVRVLLRFPQRVKNKGTADFMPNRPRHTWEWHSCHQHYHSMDEFSHYDLLEVSTGRRVAEGHKASFCLEDTTCDFGHLKRYACTTHTQGLSPGCYDTYNADIDCQWIDITDIQPGNYILKLQVNPKFLVLESDFTNNVVRCNIHYTGRFVTTTNCKIAQS from the exons ATGGTGCCTATTGTTGTGGCATGTTTGGTATTCATCCTGCTGGGCTTGGGGCAGGCTCAAGTTGCCACACAGACTCAGGAGCAGACCCAGAATCAGGGCCAGGGGCAGGACAGCTCTGCCACCCCTTGGAGGCAGGTGATTCAGTGGGAGAACAATGGCCGGCTGTTTAGCCTGCTGAACAGTGGAGCTGAATATGTTCCTGCCAGGGCAGGGGCCCAGGACAGAGGTCCCAGCGTGGTTGTGGCAAACACTAGTCCACGCTCTTCGCGTAGACCTCCGGGAGGCAATGTCCGCCGCCAGGCTCCATCAAGAGGATCCTCTGAGACTGTTCGTGGGCAGGCAAGGCATCCTTTTGGCTTTGGGCAAGTGCCTGATAACTGGAGACAAACTGCAGGCAGCACAGGTGGTAGCCAATTCCAAGGATCCTCCAGCACTCGCTTCAGGCCATCCACAGGCTCTTCGTCTTCATCGTCATCATCGTccttttcttcatcttcttaTAGTATACCATCCTACCCACAGAACCCATTTCCTCAACAGCCTCCCTTTCAACCAGGACCTTACGACTCTAGTGTTGTAGAGGGACCAGTCAGGAGCTACGAGCCACCTTTTCAGCCTGTTGCCGGTGGAGGATTTGGCGTTGGAGGCTATGGCGGTGGAGGGTATGGTGCCGGACAGGGGTATACTGGAGCTGGGTTCGGAGGTGGTCTGGCCCCAGTGCTCCCAGGCTCTCCCTCTGATTTTACTGACGATGGCTACCGTTACTACCAGTCTTATGGCTATGGGCCCAATCCTGTGGTGCCTGCACGTGCTGCCCAACCACCATTTGCAGATGGTCTGGACCGCAGATACACCCACAGTCTCTTTAATGGGGAGACTGCTCCTGCCATCCCTGCTGTCCCTGCCCCTGATGCCAACCAGGCAGCTCCTGTAATAGTGGACAGGACAGGACCAGCTGGTCAACCACAAGTCAGGAGCCCTCAGTATGAGCAGTTTCCTCCATATGGAAGACCCCAGCCTCCTTTCTTGCAGCCCATTCCTCCAGGCAGATATTCTCCCAACTCTGGCCTTGAGAACCCCGGCATGAATGTTGGGAGTGTGTACCGACCAGAACAGAGAG GTTTGCCTGACCTGGTTCCTGATCCCAACTATGTCCAGGCTTCCACATATATCCAGAGAGCCCACATGTATTCGCTCCGCTGTGCTGCGGAAGAAAAATGTCTGTCAAG CTCCGCCTATGGCCCAGAGATCACCGACTATGATGTAAGGGTCCTGCTGCGGTTCCCACAGAGGGTGAAAAACAAGGGGACTGCCGACTTCATGCCTAACAGGCCACGTCATACCTGGGAGTGGCATAGCTGTCATCA ACACTACCACAGCATGGATGAGTTCAGCCACTATGATTTACTGGAGGTCAGCACTGGCCGTAGAGTGGCAGAGGGACACAAGGCTAGCTTCTGTCTGGAGGACACCACCTGTGACTTTGGTCACCTGAAGCGATATGCATGCACCACtcacactcag GGTCTAAGCCCCGGCTGCTACGATACATACAATGCGGATATTGACTGCCAGTGGATCGATATCACCGACATCCAGCCTGGAAACTACATACTAAAG CTCCAGGTTAATCCTAAATTCTTGGTGCTGGAATCAGACTTCACCAACAATGTGGTCAGATGTAATATACACTACACAGGACGGTTTGTTACAACAACCAACTGCAAGATTGCACA